One region of Alcanivorax sediminis genomic DNA includes:
- a CDS encoding alpha/beta hydrolase: protein MENPFDRDHIRQDWKPLNWEQFDPLSESSQKYIAYYGLNFAERLPSLEHGFGYFEADGHQISVHAWRPQNPRGTVLVCHGYFDHVGLYRHVIGHVLDLGYAVLAYDLPGHGLSSGPQAVIDDFLTYRRVLEQCLTLAANHFPHPWHVIAQSTGGAIVMDYLASRGEGANNPFEHVILLAPLVRPFKWSTARWLHTAISPFSKSIKRVFSINSNDPDFLDFLENKDPLQARRVSAIWVSALKKWLPGFEKVSHIHVSPIVIQGDLDETVDWRYNMNVIRSKFMEPRIHMLPGARHQLANENEDYRQKIFAIIDQYLA, encoded by the coding sequence ATGGAAAACCCTTTCGACCGTGACCATATCAGGCAGGACTGGAAGCCGCTCAACTGGGAGCAATTCGACCCGCTGAGCGAGTCGAGCCAGAAGTACATCGCCTACTACGGGCTGAATTTTGCCGAGCGCCTGCCAAGCCTTGAGCATGGTTTTGGTTACTTCGAGGCTGATGGTCACCAGATATCTGTTCATGCCTGGCGTCCGCAAAATCCGCGCGGTACCGTGCTGGTATGCCACGGCTACTTCGACCATGTGGGGCTGTATCGCCATGTGATCGGCCATGTGCTGGATCTTGGCTATGCGGTGCTGGCCTATGATTTGCCCGGTCATGGTTTAAGCTCTGGTCCCCAGGCTGTCATCGACGATTTCCTCACTTACAGGCGGGTGCTGGAACAGTGTCTGACCCTGGCAGCCAACCACTTCCCCCACCCCTGGCATGTGATTGCCCAGAGTACCGGCGGTGCCATCGTCATGGATTACCTGGCTAGCCGTGGCGAAGGAGCAAACAATCCCTTTGAGCATGTGATATTGCTCGCGCCTCTGGTGCGGCCGTTCAAGTGGAGTACGGCCCGCTGGCTGCATACCGCGATCAGCCCGTTTTCGAAAAGCATCAAGCGTGTGTTCTCGATCAATTCGAATGATCCGGATTTTCTCGACTTTCTGGAAAACAAGGACCCACTTCAAGCGCGCCGGGTGTCGGCTATCTGGGTAAGCGCATTGAAAAAATGGTTGCCAGGCTTCGAGAAGGTGTCGCACATTCATGTCTCGCCCATCGTGATTCAGGGCGATCTGGATGAAACAGTCGATTGGCGATACAACATGAATGTGATCCGAAGCAAGTTCATGGAGCCGCGTA
- a CDS encoding flavin reductase family protein, with amino-acid sequence MNHPAFFIAELNGNPMHFNTQSLDALPKTTRVNLINSLTGFKSANLIGTRSNNGQENLSIVGSCFHLGADPALMGMIIRPHSVDRHSLEYLQETGYFTLNHVHEGIIGAAHQTSARYPREVSEFGATGLTPLYSHDFPAPFVAESRIRLGMKVIETQDLAVNGTVLVIAAIEHVLLAQGLMASDGYVDVEEAGTVALSGLDSYHLTRRVGRWRYAKPDLTPQKISD; translated from the coding sequence ATGAACCATCCCGCTTTCTTCATCGCAGAACTGAATGGGAATCCCATGCATTTCAACACCCAGTCGCTGGACGCATTACCCAAAACCACGCGTGTGAACCTGATCAACAGCCTGACCGGCTTCAAGAGTGCGAACCTGATTGGCACCCGCAGCAACAACGGTCAGGAGAATCTTTCCATTGTTGGCTCCTGTTTCCATCTTGGGGCCGACCCTGCATTGATGGGCATGATCATTCGCCCCCATTCCGTGGACCGACACAGCCTCGAATACCTTCAGGAGACCGGCTACTTCACCCTGAATCATGTCCATGAGGGGATTATTGGCGCAGCGCATCAGACTTCGGCCCGTTACCCCCGTGAGGTATCAGAATTCGGCGCAACCGGCTTGACGCCCCTCTACAGCCATGACTTCCCCGCCCCTTTTGTGGCGGAGTCACGCATTCGGCTGGGCATGAAAGTGATCGAAACGCAGGACCTCGCCGTCAATGGCACCGTACTGGTGATCGCGGCTATTGAGCACGTGCTACTCGCGCAAGGGTTGATGGCAAGCGATGGATATGTGGATGTGGAAGAAGCAGGTACCGTAGCGCTATCCGGGCTGGACAGCTATCACCTCACCCGGCGCGTGGGTCGCTGGCGCTATGCCAAACCGGACCTCACACCGCAGAAAATCAGCGACTGA
- the fba gene encoding class II fructose-bisphosphate aldolase (catalyzes the reversible aldol condensation of dihydroxyacetonephosphate and glyceraldehyde 3-phosphate in the Calvin cycle, glycolysis, and/or gluconeogenesis) encodes MALVSMRQLLDHAAEFGYGVPAFNVNNLEQMRAIMEAADKTDSPVIVQASAGARKYAGAPFLRHLILAAVEEFPHIPVVMHQDHGTSPAVCQRSIQLGFSSVMMDGSLGEDGKTPTDYEYNVDVTRRTVEMAHACGVSVEGELGCLGSLETGEAGEEDGIGAAGKLTHDQMLTDPEEAADFVKKTKVDALAIAIGTSHGAYKFTRPPTGDILAIDQIKAIHQRIPDTHLVMHGSSSVPQEWLAIINEFGGEIPETYGVPVEEIVEGIKHGVRKVNIDTDLRLASTGAIRRFLAGNTAEFDPRKYLAESVTAMRDICIARYEAFGTAGNASKIKPINLEAMFERYASGELDPRVK; translated from the coding sequence ATGGCACTAGTAAGCATGCGTCAGCTGCTGGATCACGCCGCCGAGTTTGGTTACGGCGTTCCGGCTTTCAACGTGAACAACCTGGAACAGATGCGCGCCATCATGGAAGCGGCGGACAAGACCGATTCCCCGGTGATCGTGCAGGCGTCTGCCGGTGCCCGTAAATACGCCGGCGCGCCTTTCCTGCGTCACCTGATTCTGGCGGCGGTGGAAGAGTTTCCGCACATTCCGGTGGTGATGCACCAGGATCACGGCACCAGCCCGGCGGTGTGCCAGCGCTCCATCCAGTTGGGTTTCTCCTCGGTGATGATGGACGGCTCTCTGGGTGAAGACGGCAAGACCCCCACCGACTACGAATACAATGTGGACGTAACCCGCCGTACCGTGGAAATGGCCCACGCCTGTGGGGTGTCCGTGGAAGGCGAGCTGGGTTGTCTGGGTTCCCTGGAAACCGGCGAAGCCGGTGAAGAGGACGGCATCGGTGCGGCGGGCAAACTGACCCACGACCAGATGTTGACCGATCCTGAAGAAGCCGCTGACTTCGTGAAGAAGACCAAGGTGGATGCCCTGGCCATCGCCATCGGTACTTCCCATGGTGCCTACAAGTTCACCCGTCCGCCCACAGGTGACATCCTGGCCATCGACCAGATCAAGGCGATCCACCAGCGCATTCCGGACACCCACCTGGTCATGCACGGTTCTTCTTCTGTGCCTCAGGAATGGCTGGCCATCATCAACGAGTTTGGTGGCGAGATTCCGGAAACCTACGGGGTGCCGGTGGAAGAAATCGTGGAAGGCATCAAGCACGGTGTCCGCAAGGTGAACATCGACACCGACCTGCGTCTGGCCTCCACCGGTGCCATCCGCCGCTTCCTGGCCGGCAACACCGCCGAGTTCGATCCGCGCAAATACCTGGCGGAATCCGTGACTGCCATGCGTGATATCTGTATCGCACGCTACGAAGCCTTCGGCACCGCCGGCAACGCCAGCAAGATCAAGCCGATCAACCTGGAAGCCATGTTCGAGCGTTACGCTTCCGGCGAGCTGGATCCGCGGGTGAAGTAA
- a CDS encoding META domain-containing protein — protein MKTLLRTALVAASISLTATCSTASDHHDGHHAMPGFEQLSGEPWQVQSLNGKPVGNASVTLVFPEEGKLAGRAACNNYMASYSDGDGHFTIQPGAMTRKACMPPLMAMEQQFVEALKGVNTAVLNDLGELVLSGEGVEIKATR, from the coding sequence ATGAAAACCCTGCTTCGTACTGCGCTGGTTGCCGCCAGCATTTCGCTGACCGCAACGTGCAGCACCGCATCCGACCATCACGATGGACACCATGCAATGCCTGGATTCGAACAACTCAGCGGTGAACCCTGGCAGGTGCAAAGCCTGAACGGCAAACCGGTCGGTAATGCCTCTGTGACACTGGTGTTTCCTGAAGAGGGCAAACTTGCAGGCCGCGCCGCCTGCAACAACTACATGGCCAGCTACAGCGATGGAGACGGACACTTCACCATCCAGCCCGGCGCAATGACCCGAAAGGCCTGCATGCCACCGCTGATGGCAATGGAACAGCAGTTCGTGGAGGCCCTGAAAGGGGTTAACACCGCCGTGCTGAATGATCTGGGCGAGCTGGTGCTGAGCGGTGAAGGCGTGGAGATCAAGGCGACGCGGTAA
- a CDS encoding type I glyceraldehyde-3-phosphate dehydrogenase — MRIAINGYGRIGRSFVRALAEREGAGWQAPFTLVAINDKGRPEDLLYLTRYDTTHGRLAEPAELIEGMLRIGQQAPRLLKQPRPELLPWGEMDVDLVLECSGHFRSHAGASRHIEAGAKKVIIGAVPFDQADQVVVFGVNQAAVSSDSKVLSAGSCTTHCIAPLLARLDEAFGVQQVLMKEIHAYTSDQTLLDHVHRDPRRGRAGAQNIVPTTSSAIGAVQQVLPQLEGKISGSSIRVPTLNVAMVELTLRLEQTPDAKGLNEWLYQQATASKGLIGYNDEPLVSVDFNHRPESAIVDVTQTRVQGDMVQVVAWYDNEWGYANRLLDWVAAMAESQQH, encoded by the coding sequence ATGAGAATTGCCATCAACGGCTACGGCCGTATCGGTCGCTCCTTTGTCCGAGCCCTCGCCGAGCGTGAGGGGGCGGGCTGGCAGGCGCCTTTTACCTTGGTGGCGATCAACGACAAGGGCCGGCCGGAAGATCTGCTGTATCTGACCCGCTATGACACTACCCATGGGCGGTTAGCGGAGCCGGCAGAACTGATCGAGGGCATGTTGCGCATCGGTCAGCAGGCGCCTCGACTGCTAAAGCAGCCCAGGCCTGAGCTGTTGCCCTGGGGTGAAATGGATGTGGATCTGGTGCTGGAGTGCTCCGGCCATTTCCGAAGCCATGCGGGCGCCTCCCGTCACATTGAGGCAGGTGCCAAAAAAGTGATTATCGGCGCCGTGCCGTTCGATCAGGCTGACCAGGTGGTGGTCTTCGGTGTGAACCAGGCGGCGGTGTCTTCCGACAGCAAGGTATTGTCCGCAGGGTCTTGCACGACCCATTGCATCGCGCCGCTGCTGGCACGGCTGGACGAAGCCTTCGGGGTACAACAGGTATTGATGAAAGAAATCCATGCCTACACCTCGGACCAGACCCTGCTGGACCATGTCCACCGGGATCCGCGCCGGGGTAGGGCCGGGGCACAGAATATCGTGCCCACCACCAGCAGTGCCATCGGTGCGGTACAGCAGGTGCTGCCGCAGCTGGAAGGCAAGATCAGCGGTAGCTCTATCCGTGTGCCCACCCTGAATGTGGCCATGGTGGAGTTGACCCTGCGTCTGGAACAGACACCGGATGCCAAGGGTCTCAATGAATGGTTATACCAGCAGGCAACAGCGTCGAAGGGGCTGATTGGCTACAATGACGAGCCGCTGGTGAGCGTGGATTTCAACCACCGTCCGGAATCCGCCATCGTCGATGTGACCCAGACCCGGGTGCAGGGCGACATGGTGCAGGTGGTGGCCTGGTACGACAATGAATGGGGCTATGCCAACCGCCTGCTGGACTGGGTGGCGGCCATGGCCGAATCACAGCAACACTGA
- a CDS encoding phosphoglycerate kinase, with product MNFKRMTDLDLAGKRVLIREDLNVPVKDGKVTSDARIRASLPTIEHALKAGAKVMLMSHLGRPTEGEYAEEFSLKPVADHLGSLLGREVPLIKDWLDGVDVDAGQVVLCENVRFNSGEKKDDEALSQKMAALCDIYVMDAFGTAHRAQASTHGVGKFAPVACAGPLLANELDALGKALQKPEKPLVAIVGGSKVSTKLEVLEALSDKVDQLVVGGGIANTFLAAAGHPVGKSLYEADLIEAANKIAEKVHIPIPVDVVTAKEFAESAEAVTKKVEDVAEDDMILDIGPQTAHIVAALMKEAKTIIWNGPVGVFEFDQFGEGTREMAEAIADSDAFSIAGGGDTLAAVDKYGISDKISYISTGGGAFLEFVEGKVLPAVAMLEARAND from the coding sequence ATGAACTTCAAGCGCATGACCGACCTGGATCTGGCAGGCAAACGCGTTCTGATCCGCGAAGACCTGAACGTGCCGGTAAAAGACGGCAAGGTCACCAGTGATGCCCGTATCCGTGCCTCACTGCCGACCATTGAGCATGCTCTCAAGGCCGGGGCGAAAGTGATGCTGATGTCTCACCTGGGGCGCCCCACCGAAGGGGAGTACGCCGAGGAATTCTCTCTCAAGCCAGTGGCCGATCACCTGGGCTCCCTGCTCGGCCGTGAAGTGCCGCTGATCAAGGACTGGCTGGACGGTGTCGACGTGGATGCCGGTCAGGTGGTGCTGTGCGAGAACGTTCGTTTCAACAGCGGCGAAAAGAAAGATGACGAAGCGCTGTCACAAAAGATGGCCGCGCTCTGCGACATCTATGTGATGGATGCCTTTGGCACTGCGCACCGCGCCCAGGCGTCCACCCATGGAGTCGGCAAGTTTGCTCCGGTGGCCTGTGCAGGTCCGCTGCTGGCCAATGAACTGGATGCGTTGGGCAAAGCCTTGCAGAAGCCGGAAAAACCGCTGGTGGCTATTGTGGGTGGCTCCAAGGTGTCCACCAAGCTGGAAGTGCTGGAAGCGCTGTCCGACAAGGTTGATCAGCTGGTCGTCGGTGGCGGTATTGCCAACACCTTCCTGGCCGCTGCCGGTCACCCGGTAGGCAAGTCCCTGTATGAAGCCGACCTGATTGAGGCGGCCAACAAGATTGCCGAGAAAGTGCATATCCCGATTCCGGTGGATGTGGTTACTGCCAAGGAATTTGCTGAATCTGCTGAAGCGGTCACCAAGAAAGTGGAAGACGTGGCCGAGGACGACATGATTCTCGACATTGGTCCGCAGACTGCCCACATCGTGGCGGCCCTGATGAAGGAAGCCAAGACGATCATCTGGAACGGCCCGGTGGGTGTGTTCGAGTTCGATCAGTTTGGTGAAGGTACCCGTGAAATGGCGGAAGCCATTGCCGATTCCGATGCCTTCTCCATCGCCGGTGGTGGCGACACCCTGGCCGCCGTCGACAAATACGGCATCAGCGACAAGATCAGCTACATTTCCACCGGTGGCGGCGCCTTCCTCGAGTTTGTGGAAGGCAAGGTGCTGCCGGCCGTGGCCATGTTGGAAGCGCGGGCAAACGATTAA